The genomic interval TACTGACAGCTTATTCTTTCAAGCATGCATATATGCGTTTAAACTATGCTGTGTTATAAAATAACTCTATAAATAGGAATTCTTTAATTCTTAACTCTTCTTTAACAGAAGAAAAGGTTTTCACAAATATTGcaaatctttaaattaaaCCATATAATTTTGGGAAtgtattcatttatatattgattaaATAATGAATCTTTATAAAAATGATTACTTTATTTTAACCTGTTCTATATTTATGCCAACTAAAccttcttacttgtttatgcttgcagttaataaaaaaatgaacttCTCGTGGTTGTGCCTGGTTATCTTTGCCCTGTTCGCTGGTGTTGTTTCCGCTGGCAAATGCCCCAAAGATTTTAAGAGTGAGAACGGCCAATGCATTAGCCAGCGCACTATTCGCGGCGAGTGCCCCACGGGCTCCACCTATAAGATTGGCGTCAACGCCTGCGTTTATGGTGCATAGTTTGGAGCTGaactaaattgaataaaatgtaattgaaaTCCATATAGACgttgttttgatttaattaatcgCTGAATAGTCTTATTTTGCACACATTTCATTATCAATTTGCCCGACATTAACCCAATGATCGGCCGACCCCATTAGAACTAGGGATGATCTTTTCTTAGTCCGAAATGtaaacagctgcagctgataaGTCGCGTGCCGGCTCTATATAAGCGCACAGCTGAGTGCAGATCCGTGAGtagttgcattttgcatttactACAGGTGGGAACTGCACTTGATTAAGGTGAAACGTATTCAACCAACGTAAACTGTAATTACTCCTCGTAGAAAACACACTCGGCAAATATGAACTGCAGTTGTGCTTGGCTTGTGATGCTGCTTCTGGCACTGCTCGGTACCGCCTGGGGCTCCAGCTGCCCGACCGGCTTCAGCAGCGAGACGAATCTGTGTGTCAAGGAACGGCCCGTGCATGGCACCTGCCCGCCCGGCTCGACCTATCAGCTGAATATCAACAAGTGTGTGCATGCTTAAGGTGTCcgatatatgtgtat from Drosophila virilis strain 15010-1051.87 chromosome 2, Dvir_AGI_RSII-ME, whole genome shotgun sequence carries:
- the LOC116650677 gene encoding uncharacterized protein; amino-acid sequence: MNFSWLCLVIFALFAGVVSAGKCPKDFKSENGQCISQRTIRGECPTGSTYKIGVNACVYGA
- the LOC6630257 gene encoding uncharacterized protein, yielding MNCSCAWLVMLLLALLGTAWGSSCPTGFSSETNLCVKERPVHGTCPPGSTYQLNINKCVHA